One window of Caldisericum exile AZM16c01 genomic DNA carries:
- a CDS encoding DctP family TRAP transporter solute-binding subunit: MKKVLAVLLIVTMVLGVTKFTPAIAASEVMIKMTIGNPKAYVDSKVVTLDSPPIIEKGRTLVPFRFIGESVGAQIGWDGAKKEVSYVFGDINLKLTIGSNKAVVNNVINMLDVPPKIVAGRTLVPVRFVTETLGAKVDWDAKTKTVTITASTIPPKITFKPKAEYTMQVNVGPAFDWGKGAQKWADLVRERTNGLINIKPYFGSALLQGKQTNWFQAVSEGSIDFVMDSTINASGVVQSLNLFSLPFFINTYENVDKIENGTAGKMIIEQMEKMGVVHLAWGENGFRELTNSKRPIRTPNDMKGLKFRVVGSPIFIDIFKALGADAVSMNWGDAVTAFQQGAVDGQENPYGVLIPVQIWQYHKYLTNWNYVIDPLILGVSKQTWDKFPTYIQKAIKDSALEAAEWEKAMVRRGLDGFTSINILKNKFGETPQLLDMVGYVRSKGMQIIDLTPEERQAFINATQSVYDKWISIIGKDIYNAALKDIGK; this comes from the coding sequence ATGATTAAAATGACAATTGGTAATCCAAAGGCTTATGTTGATTCTAAAGTTGTAACACTTGATTCTCCTCCAATCATTGAAAAAGGCAGAACTCTTGTGCCATTTAGATTTATAGGTGAGTCAGTTGGTGCCCAAATCGGTTGGGATGGTGCTAAGAAGGAAGTAAGTTATGTCTTTGGCGACATCAATCTTAAACTTACGATTGGTTCGAACAAAGCGGTAGTTAATAATGTTATTAATATGCTTGATGTCCCCCCAAAGATTGTTGCAGGAAGAACTCTTGTTCCTGTGAGATTCGTGACCGAAACACTCGGTGCAAAAGTTGATTGGGATGCAAAAACAAAAACTGTTACGATTACTGCTTCCACTATACCCCCAAAGATTACATTTAAGCCAAAAGCAGAATACACAATGCAGGTTAACGTTGGCCCTGCGTTTGATTGGGGAAAAGGCGCTCAAAAATGGGCTGATCTTGTAAGAGAAAGAACAAATGGATTAATTAACATTAAGCCCTACTTTGGAAGTGCATTACTTCAAGGTAAACAGACTAACTGGTTCCAAGCCGTGTCTGAAGGAAGTATTGATTTTGTAATGGATTCAACGATCAATGCTTCTGGTGTGGTACAATCGCTTAACCTATTCTCGCTTCCATTCTTCATTAACACATACGAGAATGTAGATAAAATTGAAAATGGCACTGCAGGTAAGATGATTATTGAACAAATGGAAAAAATGGGTGTAGTGCATCTTGCATGGGGCGAAAATGGTTTTAGAGAACTTACAAATAGCAAACGCCCTATAAGAACTCCTAATGATATGAAAGGCCTTAAATTTAGGGTTGTTGGCTCACCTATTTTTATTGATATCTTCAAAGCCTTAGGTGCCGATGCTGTTTCTATGAACTGGGGCGATGCGGTAACTGCATTCCAGCAAGGTGCTGTTGATGGTCAAGAAAACCCCTACGGTGTATTGATCCCAGTTCAAATTTGGCAATACCACAAGTATCTCACAAACTGGAATTATGTAATTGATCCACTTATTCTCGGGGTAAGCAAACAAACTTGGGATAAGTTTCCAACTTATATACAGAAGGCTATTAAAGACAGTGCTCTTGAAGCAGCAGAATGGGAAAAAGCAATGGTAAGGCGTGGTCTTGATGGATTTACTTCTATAAACATTCTCAAGAATAAATTTGGCGAGACACCTCAATTGCTTGATATGGTCGGGTATGTAAGAAGCAAAGGAATGCAAATTATAGATTTGACACCAGAAGAACGACAAGCGTTTATTAATGCAACTCAATCTGTTTATGATAAGTGGATTTCAATTATAGGGAAAGATATTTACAATGCCGCTTTAAAAGATATAGGTAAGTGA
- a CDS encoding TRAP transporter small permease: MKKLKLEEILVVVILSVMALLGFVNVLSRYIFHLSLAATEELEVNMFVWVTILGIAIAFERGSHLGMNIVFDKFPKSLKTIAIILSSLLAIWLFVMVDYYAIKDVIRDITLYHSRSEALNIPVWMYTIWTPILSVFVFKSIIVATLHNIKQIQSGGAK, translated from the coding sequence ATGAAAAAGCTTAAATTGGAAGAAATTCTCGTGGTAGTTATATTAAGCGTGATGGCACTGCTTGGATTTGTTAATGTATTAAGTAGGTATATTTTCCATTTGTCTTTGGCTGCAACTGAAGAACTTGAAGTTAATATGTTTGTGTGGGTTACAATACTTGGTATTGCAATTGCTTTCGAAAGAGGTTCACATCTTGGAATGAATATCGTATTTGATAAATTTCCCAAAAGTTTAAAAACGATTGCTATAATTTTGTCTTCGCTTCTTGCCATTTGGCTTTTTGTGATGGTAGATTATTATGCTATAAAAGATGTTATAAGAGATATTACTCTGTATCACTCAAGATCAGAAGCGTTAAATATACCTGTTTGGATGTATACTATATGGACTCCGATACTCTCGGTATTTGTTTTCAAAAGTATCATTGTTGCAACACTACATAATATTAAGCAAATACAATCTGGAGGCGCAAAATGA
- a CDS encoding TRAP transporter large permease, which translates to MSAALILFGIFILLIVLGAPIGTAIGVAGVFGILKYDLGVTMIAKNFSAGIAKFPLIAIPFFVLEGELLSKGGLAKKISNFIIILVGKARGGLAMAAVVTAAFWGAISGSGPATAAAIGLIFIPAMIEQGYHDTFAASVVAAASGLAIIIPPSIAFIVYGNITGVSVGALFLGGILPGLVVMGFFLIITYIISRNRNYHGIQERGSGKEIWHAFKEAIWAILAPVIILGSIYAGIATPTESAIISVFYSLFVGLFVYKSLGKKEIIDSLIGTAVTSAVVMFVVTFAGIFSITESTLGIIGAAGNFVVSVAKSPIAFLLLVDLVLFIAGFFLDAISILYVIMPIFLPVLQAFKIDPLFFGVMATVALAIGQITPPVAVNLYVTSNLIKKSLDQTSKDIWPYVAFAVIGLLVITLLPKLSLLIPIASKLYTP; encoded by the coding sequence ATGAGTGCAGCGTTAATCCTCTTCGGAATTTTTATTCTTCTTATAGTTCTTGGTGCTCCAATTGGGACTGCTATAGGTGTTGCAGGAGTATTCGGTATCTTAAAGTATGACCTTGGAGTTACTATGATTGCCAAAAACTTCAGTGCAGGAATTGCGAAATTTCCGCTCATTGCGATTCCTTTCTTTGTGCTTGAGGGAGAGCTACTTTCAAAGGGTGGTCTTGCAAAAAAGATCTCTAATTTTATTATAATTCTTGTCGGTAAAGCACGTGGTGGCTTGGCAATGGCTGCAGTTGTAACAGCAGCATTCTGGGGTGCAATCTCCGGATCAGGACCTGCAACAGCAGCGGCAATTGGACTTATATTTATCCCTGCAATGATTGAGCAAGGTTATCATGATACATTTGCTGCATCAGTTGTTGCCGCAGCAAGTGGTCTTGCAATAATTATTCCGCCAAGTATTGCATTTATCGTGTATGGGAATATTACAGGTGTTTCGGTTGGTGCACTGTTTTTGGGAGGAATTCTTCCTGGTCTTGTTGTAATGGGTTTCTTCTTAATTATCACCTATATTATTTCGCGAAATAGAAATTATCACGGTATTCAGGAACGTGGAAGTGGAAAAGAGATTTGGCATGCATTTAAAGAAGCAATCTGGGCAATTCTTGCACCTGTGATTATTCTTGGTTCAATTTATGCTGGTATTGCAACACCAACAGAATCTGCCATCATATCAGTTTTTTACAGTTTATTTGTAGGGCTGTTTGTTTATAAGAGCCTTGGCAAGAAAGAAATTATTGATTCATTAATTGGAACTGCTGTTACCTCTGCCGTTGTCATGTTTGTTGTGACATTTGCAGGTATTTTTTCAATAACGGAATCGACGCTTGGTATCATTGGTGCGGCAGGAAACTTTGTTGTTAGTGTTGCAAAAAGTCCAATTGCATTTTTACTTTTGGTTGATTTGGTGCTATTTATTGCAGGTTTCTTTCTCGATGCAATTTCCATTTTATATGTCATTATGCCAATCTTTTTACCAGTTCTTCAGGCATTTAAAATTGATCCACTCTTCTTTGGTGTTATGGCAACTGTTGCTCTTGCAATTGGACAGATAACGCCTCCTGTTGCAGTAAACCTTTATGTAACTTCAAATCTTATTAAGAAATCTCTTGACCAAACTTCTAAAGATATTTGGCCGTATGTTGCTTTTGCAGTGATAGGATTGCTTGTCATTACACTACTTCCAAAACTTTCACTTTTAATTCCTATTGCTTCAAAACTCTACACTCCATAG
- the fabZ gene encoding 3-hydroxyacyl-ACP dehydratase FabZ — protein MYRNLGIDKVKEILPHREPFLFVDEILEVEPGVRAIGKRTFTSNDFFFKGHFPNFPIVPGVILIEFSAQVSASMILLHDEYKNLFGYLSGVENFKFVKKVQEGDTVIAKCEMLDFRHSVAKSKVELFVNDTLIAMGIIKAFFVNKNSLGGEF, from the coding sequence GTGTATAGAAATTTAGGCATTGATAAGGTTAAGGAAATACTTCCACATAGAGAGCCGTTTCTCTTTGTGGACGAAATTTTAGAAGTTGAGCCTGGCGTGAGAGCAATTGGAAAAAGAACATTCACATCGAATGATTTTTTCTTTAAAGGACACTTTCCTAATTTTCCAATTGTTCCTGGTGTAATTTTAATCGAATTTTCAGCGCAAGTTTCTGCATCTATGATTCTTTTGCATGATGAATACAAAAACCTTTTTGGGTATCTATCAGGCGTTGAAAACTTTAAATTTGTTAAGAAAGTTCAAGAGGGCGATACAGTAATTGCAAAATGCGAAATGCTTGATTTCAGGCATAGCGTTGCAAAAAGCAAGGTAGAATTATTTGTAAATGACACACTTATTGCAATGGGTATCATTAAAGCGTTTTTCGTAAATAAAAATTCATTAGGAGGTGAGTTTTGA
- a CDS encoding beta-ketoacyl-ACP synthase III gives MKVGVLGLGSYIPEKVVTNHDLEKFLDTSDEWIRTRTGIVERRIANENEATSDLASIAAKRALEDANLKPEDIDLIIVGTNSPDMLYPATACLVQEKIGASGKCAAFDLQAGCPGFIYATVVGSQFVKSGAYKHVLVIGAEVITRMMDPTDRGTYVLFGDGAGAVVLGEVEDNRGIVDFELYADGSIAEHLTLPAGGSRKPFSEEVLKERSYFTKMNGGEVFKFSVREISRISKKLLDKTGTKLEDIDWFIPHQANLRIIQAGAEKLGIPMEKVVVTIDKFGNSSAASIPVSLDTIRKEGKLKRGDLVLMVSFGAGMTSGAILMRW, from the coding sequence TTGAAAGTTGGAGTTCTTGGGCTTGGGAGTTATATCCCGGAGAAAGTAGTAACAAACCATGATCTTGAAAAATTTCTTGATACATCAGATGAGTGGATAAGGACACGTACCGGTATTGTAGAAAGACGCATAGCAAATGAAAACGAAGCAACATCTGACCTTGCTTCTATTGCTGCGAAAAGAGCACTTGAGGATGCAAATTTAAAGCCAGAAGATATTGATCTTATTATTGTCGGCACAAACTCTCCTGATATGCTATATCCTGCAACTGCATGCCTTGTGCAGGAAAAAATTGGTGCTTCTGGTAAGTGTGCTGCATTCGACCTTCAGGCAGGTTGTCCTGGCTTTATTTATGCTACTGTAGTTGGCTCTCAATTCGTAAAATCTGGTGCGTATAAGCATGTGCTTGTAATTGGTGCCGAAGTAATTACAAGAATGATGGATCCAACTGATAGAGGGACCTACGTTCTTTTTGGCGATGGGGCAGGTGCAGTTGTCCTTGGCGAGGTTGAGGATAACCGTGGCATTGTTGATTTTGAATTGTATGCAGATGGCTCTATTGCGGAGCATCTTACGTTGCCTGCAGGTGGCTCAAGAAAACCATTCTCAGAAGAAGTCTTAAAAGAGCGAAGTTATTTTACAAAAATGAACGGAGGAGAGGTTTTTAAGTTTTCCGTAAGAGAAATTTCAAGAATCTCAAAGAAATTACTGGATAAAACAGGCACAAAATTGGAGGATATTGATTGGTTTATTCCGCATCAGGCAAATTTGAGGATAATTCAAGCAGGCGCAGAAAAACTCGGGATTCCTATGGAAAAAGTCGTTGTAACGATTGATAAGTTTGGAAACTCTTCTGCTGCATCTATTCCTGTATCTCTTGACACAATAAGAAAAGAAGGTAAACTTAAAAGAGGTGATTTGGTACTCATGGTGTCATTCGGAGCGGGGATGACATCAGGTGCAATTTTAATGAGGTGGTGA
- the fabD gene encoding ACP S-malonyltransferase: MIAFVFPGQGSQYVGMSAKIPESSIKKELFNKASEILGFDLLEICEKGPQELLTSTDITQPALYTVSSIYDVLLKEKGIKPQIVAGHSLGEYSALYSAEAISFETGLKLVRTRGLLMKSASDKAPGKMLAVIGLDKDKIQKLLEEASKFGVIVNANNNAFDQVVLSGSVEAIMEAQKIAKDLGARLSKPLEVSAAFHSPLMEPVVPEMSKAIDEAEFKTPSIPIIQNVTAEPETDINHIKENLKKQLTGSVNWVGSVLKMDSIGVKEYYEVGPKNVLKGLIERIIKGSTVKLSEEAFNA, encoded by the coding sequence ATGATTGCATTTGTTTTTCCAGGACAGGGTTCGCAGTACGTGGGGATGAGTGCGAAAATCCCCGAAAGTTCAATTAAAAAGGAATTATTTAATAAGGCATCTGAAATATTGGGTTTTGACCTATTGGAAATCTGTGAAAAAGGGCCGCAGGAATTATTAACCTCAACAGATATTACTCAACCAGCCCTTTACACTGTGTCTTCAATCTACGATGTTCTCCTTAAGGAAAAAGGCATAAAGCCGCAGATTGTTGCAGGGCACAGCCTTGGGGAGTATTCGGCACTATATTCTGCGGAAGCAATCTCTTTTGAAACAGGTCTTAAACTTGTTAGAACTCGTGGACTCCTTATGAAAAGTGCGTCTGATAAAGCACCTGGGAAGATGCTTGCGGTGATTGGTCTTGATAAAGATAAAATACAAAAACTTTTGGAAGAAGCATCAAAGTTTGGTGTGATTGTAAATGCAAACAACAATGCATTTGACCAAGTTGTCCTTTCTGGGTCAGTTGAAGCAATTATGGAAGCGCAAAAAATTGCAAAAGACCTTGGAGCTCGTCTTTCAAAACCGCTTGAAGTTTCTGCTGCATTCCATTCGCCTTTAATGGAACCAGTTGTGCCTGAGATGTCAAAAGCAATCGACGAAGCCGAATTTAAAACTCCTTCTATCCCTATAATTCAGAACGTTACAGCAGAACCTGAGACTGATATTAACCACATTAAAGAAAACCTCAAAAAGCAACTTACAGGCTCTGTAAACTGGGTTGGCTCAGTATTAAAAATGGATTCAATAGGAGTAAAAGAGTACTATGAAGTTGGGCCAAAAAATGTTTTAAAAGGCCTCATTGAACGCATTATTAAGGGCTCCACTGTTAAACTTTCAGAGGAGGCTTTTAATGCTTGA
- the fabG gene encoding 3-oxoacyl-[acyl-carrier-protein] reductase → MNLKDTVSVVTGGGRGIGRAISIALAKAGSKVSIIYASRVEDALKTKSEVESFGGVAEVFQCQVEVESSVENTTKQIVEKFGKIDILVNNAGITRDTLLLRMSSEDWDKVLNTNLKGAFLMTKHALKYMIRNNSGRIINIGSIVGITGNVGQANYVSSKAGLIGFTKAVALEYGSRGITSNLVAPGYIETEMTEKLPQNVKDTYLNKIVLKRAGTPEDVANTVLFLASPLASYITGSIIVVDGGLSLT, encoded by the coding sequence ATAAACCTCAAAGATACTGTCTCAGTTGTAACAGGCGGGGGAAGAGGTATAGGGCGTGCAATATCAATTGCACTTGCAAAGGCGGGAAGTAAAGTGTCGATCATTTATGCTTCAAGAGTTGAGGACGCTCTGAAAACGAAAAGCGAAGTCGAATCTTTTGGAGGGGTTGCCGAGGTTTTTCAGTGTCAAGTTGAGGTTGAATCATCGGTTGAAAATACAACAAAGCAAATCGTAGAAAAATTTGGGAAGATCGATATTCTTGTAAATAATGCAGGCATTACAAGGGATACACTTCTTTTGAGGATGTCTTCTGAAGATTGGGACAAGGTTTTGAACACTAACCTTAAAGGTGCATTCTTAATGACAAAACATGCGCTTAAATATATGATAAGAAATAATTCTGGACGAATCATAAATATTGGTTCAATCGTTGGAATTACTGGGAATGTTGGACAAGCAAACTATGTATCTTCTAAAGCAGGACTCATTGGATTTACGAAGGCAGTTGCGCTTGAATATGGCTCAAGAGGGATTACTTCAAACCTTGTTGCACCAGGGTACATTGAAACCGAGATGACTGAAAAATTGCCACAAAATGTCAAAGATACATATTTAAATAAAATTGTTTTAAAGAGGGCAGGTACCCCAGAGGATGTTGCAAATACAGTTCTCTTCCTTGCATCTCCTCTTGCAAGTTATATTACGGGAAGTATTATTGTTGTTGATGGTGGTTTGTCATTAACATAA
- the acpP gene encoding acyl carrier protein: MEEREIREKVARVVKEKLGVEDDKIVDSAEYVKDLGADSLALVDIAMALEDEFGVKIPDEDINKITTIGATISYIKEHLG; encoded by the coding sequence ATGGAAGAAAGAGAAATTAGAGAAAAAGTTGCTCGTGTTGTAAAGGAGAAATTAGGTGTTGAGGACGACAAAATTGTTGACTCTGCAGAATATGTGAAGGATCTTGGTGCAGATTCTCTTGCACTTGTTGACATTGCAATGGCACTTGAAGATGAGTTTGGAGTAAAGATTCCAGACGAGGACATCAATAAAATTACAACAATTGGTGCAACGATTTCCTACATTAAGGAGCACTTAGGGTAG
- the fabF gene encoding beta-ketoacyl-ACP synthase II, which translates to MEKERVVITGLGAVSPIGVGINAFLDGLLSGKSGVSKISSFDASAISVQIGGEIKDFNPENYLDKKEIPRLDRVQHFAFAAAKEAIEDAGIGDGSIDPERIGVYITSGIGGVISLEQQILVNKEKGPSRVSPFLITQMIIDAIPAYIALKYGFKGETNACVAACASSAKTIGQAMLAIERGDLDVVVTGGAEAPFTPTAVAAFASMRALSKRNDDPEHASRPFDKERDGFVMGEGAGILILESLTHAKKRGAKIYAELVGYGTTNDAYHVTAPDPSAKEVIRAMELALKKAGLNKEDVSYINAHGTSTPLNDKNETFAIKQFFGDLAYKIPVSSTKSQTGHLLGAAAALESVATVLSIHKGIIFPTINYQVPDPECDLDYVGNAPREANIKVALKNSFGFGGHNVVLAFKKFEG; encoded by the coding sequence ATGGAGAAAGAAAGAGTAGTTATTACGGGTTTAGGAGCTGTATCTCCTATTGGAGTTGGTATTAACGCCTTTTTAGATGGGCTTCTTTCAGGAAAATCTGGTGTTTCAAAAATTTCGTCTTTTGATGCATCTGCAATTTCCGTTCAAATAGGTGGTGAAATAAAAGACTTCAATCCCGAAAATTACCTTGATAAGAAAGAGATCCCGCGTCTTGATAGAGTTCAACACTTTGCATTTGCTGCAGCAAAAGAGGCAATAGAGGATGCAGGCATTGGAGATGGATCAATTGATCCTGAGCGTATAGGCGTATATATTACCTCAGGAATTGGTGGGGTTATCTCTCTTGAACAACAGATTCTTGTAAATAAAGAAAAAGGCCCTTCAAGAGTAAGCCCATTTCTTATAACTCAGATGATTATTGATGCAATCCCTGCATACATTGCTCTTAAATATGGCTTTAAGGGTGAAACGAATGCTTGTGTTGCAGCATGTGCTTCTTCTGCAAAAACTATAGGACAGGCTATGCTTGCAATTGAAAGAGGGGATCTCGATGTGGTTGTAACAGGTGGCGCCGAAGCACCTTTTACGCCAACTGCAGTTGCTGCATTTGCATCAATGCGTGCACTCTCAAAGAGGAACGATGACCCAGAGCATGCCTCTCGTCCATTTGATAAGGAAAGAGACGGTTTTGTTATGGGAGAGGGTGCAGGAATTCTTATTCTTGAATCCTTGACGCATGCAAAAAAGCGTGGTGCAAAGATTTATGCAGAGCTTGTAGGCTACGGTACAACTAACGATGCGTATCATGTAACAGCACCAGATCCATCTGCAAAAGAAGTGATAAGAGCAATGGAACTTGCTCTTAAAAAGGCAGGGTTAAACAAAGAAGACGTAAGTTATATAAATGCTCACGGAACGTCAACACCCTTAAATGATAAGAATGAAACATTTGCAATTAAGCAATTCTTTGGAGACCTTGCCTATAAGATTCCTGTAAGTTCTACAAAATCACAAACAGGGCATTTGTTAGGTGCTGCAGCAGCCTTAGAATCTGTTGCAACAGTACTTTCAATCCATAAAGGTATTATTTTCCCAACAATTAATTATCAAGTGCCTGATCCTGAGTGTGACCTTGATTATGTGGGAAATGCACCAAGAGAAGCAAACATTAAAGTTGCGTTGAAGAACTCTTTTGGTTTTGGAGGGCATAACGTAGTATTAGCCTTTAAGAAGTTTGAAGGCTAA
- a CDS encoding 2-oxoacid:acceptor oxidoreductase subunit alpha — protein sequence MVILDIVKKEVFTVLVGGSAGNGVKKIGAVLSSFFASMGRHAFEMEDYQSLIKGGHNFCVVSTSIEPIYSHYEKKDIIVTLDERSYKKHKDEATQDGVVVYNSDLVKNADENHIGIPLTTFARKYPNPELRLGVSVISVLFGVLGLSKEELANIIKDNFKDVENNISFANEVYDFFVDHFKEKRIELEKGNKTFPVVSGNEAIPLGAYAGGLDMFFAYPMTPASTILHFLASHTKDFGIGVMHPENEIAVINMAIGAASVGLKTMVASSGGGFALMEEAISLAGMTETPILAVLSSRPGPSTGVPTYTEQGDLYFALNQGHGEFPKIVASPGTHEEAFYLASDLLALAWEFQTVSILLTEKHLSESRKTFEIDLEKSSFADYMKHTDGEYLRYKLTDSGVSPLLFPPSESVIKFSSYEHDEYGLSTEDPEMITKMHDKRFRKYNSIVQKLKTMKTVNVYNTQLGENTPVIFTYGSTTMSVLEALKFGKIEARVIQPIYLEPFPSWELDKFKGVKSYVVEQSVMGSFERLLKEKAGIKVNGHIKKYDGRPFEVESLSKAIKEVLA from the coding sequence GTGGTAATTTTGGATATTGTCAAAAAGGAAGTTTTTACGGTCCTTGTAGGCGGTTCTGCAGGAAATGGTGTAAAGAAAATTGGTGCTGTTTTAAGTTCTTTCTTTGCATCTATGGGAAGACATGCCTTTGAAATGGAAGATTACCAGAGCCTTATAAAAGGTGGCCACAATTTTTGTGTTGTTTCAACTTCGATTGAGCCTATTTATAGCCATTACGAGAAAAAAGACATTATTGTTACTTTAGATGAGAGAAGTTACAAAAAACACAAAGATGAGGCAACTCAAGATGGAGTTGTTGTTTATAATTCAGATCTTGTAAAAAATGCAGATGAAAATCATATTGGGATTCCTCTTACAACATTCGCAAGAAAGTATCCAAATCCAGAATTAAGACTGGGAGTATCTGTAATATCTGTTCTCTTTGGTGTCTTGGGACTTTCAAAAGAAGAACTTGCAAACATCATAAAAGACAACTTCAAAGATGTTGAAAATAATATCAGTTTTGCAAATGAGGTTTATGATTTTTTTGTTGACCACTTTAAAGAGAAGCGAATAGAATTAGAAAAAGGAAACAAAACATTCCCCGTTGTTTCTGGAAACGAAGCAATTCCTCTTGGTGCCTATGCGGGTGGTCTTGATATGTTCTTTGCGTATCCAATGACTCCTGCTTCAACAATCTTACATTTCCTTGCATCCCACACGAAAGATTTTGGGATTGGCGTAATGCATCCAGAAAATGAAATTGCCGTTATAAATATGGCAATTGGTGCCGCTTCTGTTGGTCTTAAAACGATGGTTGCTTCATCTGGTGGCGGTTTTGCGCTAATGGAAGAGGCTATATCGCTTGCAGGTATGACTGAAACACCAATATTAGCAGTTTTATCTTCAAGGCCAGGTCCTTCAACGGGTGTTCCAACATATACAGAGCAAGGTGATTTATATTTTGCATTAAACCAGGGGCATGGAGAATTTCCTAAAATTGTTGCTTCTCCTGGAACGCATGAAGAAGCGTTTTATCTTGCATCGGACCTGTTAGCACTTGCTTGGGAATTTCAAACAGTTTCAATTCTTTTGACAGAGAAACACCTTTCTGAAAGCAGAAAAACATTTGAAATTGACCTTGAAAAATCAAGTTTTGCAGATTATATGAAACATACCGACGGAGAATACCTACGATACAAACTAACAGATTCGGGTGTTTCACCACTACTTTTTCCCCCATCTGAAAGTGTAATCAAATTTTCAAGTTATGAGCATGATGAATATGGTCTTTCAACAGAAGACCCAGAAATGATAACAAAGATGCATGATAAAAGATTTAGAAAATACAATTCTATCGTCCAAAAATTAAAAACGATGAAAACAGTTAACGTGTATAATACACAACTTGGAGAAAATACGCCTGTTATTTTCACCTATGGTTCGACAACGATGTCTGTGCTTGAAGCACTCAAATTTGGGAAAATTGAAGCAAGAGTTATTCAACCTATCTATCTTGAGCCCTTCCCTTCTTGGGAATTGGATAAATTTAAGGGTGTAAAGTCATATGTTGTTGAGCAAAGCGTAATGGGATCTTTTGAAAGACTTCTCAAAGAGAAAGCAGGTATCAAAGTAAACGGCCATATTAAAAAATACGATGGAAGACCCTTTGAAGTCGAAAGCCTATCAAAGGCTATAAAGGAGGTATTAGCATGA
- a CDS encoding thiamine pyrophosphate-dependent enzyme has protein sequence MSVRDELTTYEENTWCPGCGNFGIFTAFKSAVKELEKFGVKRSHVLITAGIGCHGKIFDYLNLSGFYSLHGRAVATAQGMKLGNPDLYVIAFVGDGDAMGEGLEHLLFAAKRNADITVIMHNNGVYGLTTGQFTPVSPRGFKGPSTPFGSVEEPLNPIKLMLDAGATFVARGYSAKIKELTNIFVEAILHKGFSFIDVLQPCVSFNDTYELYNKNTYFVDSVAKSKEEAIEISNIGDKFPLGIFYKEIKPVHHELLLEGKNLFRESPSKDVRLQKIRELLKI, from the coding sequence ATGAGTGTAAGAGATGAACTTACAACATACGAAGAAAATACTTGGTGCCCAGGCTGTGGTAATTTCGGAATATTTACTGCATTTAAAAGCGCAGTAAAGGAATTGGAAAAATTTGGCGTTAAAAGATCTCACGTTTTAATTACTGCAGGGATTGGTTGTCACGGGAAAATTTTTGACTACTTAAATTTAAGTGGGTTTTATTCGCTCCACGGACGTGCCGTTGCAACGGCACAGGGAATGAAACTTGGAAACCCCGATTTATACGTTATTGCCTTTGTCGGAGATGGAGATGCAATGGGCGAGGGTCTTGAGCATCTCCTCTTTGCTGCAAAAAGAAATGCAGACATCACAGTAATAATGCATAATAATGGTGTGTACGGGCTTACCACAGGACAATTCACTCCTGTTTCACCAAGAGGTTTTAAAGGACCTTCAACACCGTTTGGCTCTGTTGAGGAACCTCTGAATCCTATTAAGTTAATGCTTGATGCAGGTGCAACATTTGTTGCAAGAGGTTATTCTGCGAAAATCAAGGAGTTAACGAATATTTTTGTTGAGGCGATACTCCATAAGGGATTTTCTTTTATTGATGTTCTTCAGCCGTGTGTATCATTCAACGATACTTATGAACTTTACAATAAGAATACATATTTTGTGGATAGTGTTGCAAAATCAAAAGAAGAAGCAATTGAAATTTCAAACATTGGAGACAAATTTCCACTTGGAATATTTTACAAAGAAATTAAACCAGTGCACCATGAACTTCTCTTAGAAGGAAAAAATCTTTTTAGGGAAAGTCCTTCTAAAGATGTGCGTCTTCAAAAAATTAGAGAACTTTTGAAAATCTAA